Part of the Triplophysa rosa linkage group LG21, Trosa_1v2, whole genome shotgun sequence genome is shown below.
ACTTTATTTGAGAGAAGACATTTTTGTTGCATGGACCATATCATTTTCCAGTTTAGATGATCAAAAAGGCTGTTCCAGTATGAAACAGCAGAAGGGGTGCAGGCAATAGACGcgttttttgtgggcggagcttagctGGAGGCAGAAATTTCACTCAGACCACATTACTAATGCTAGggagcacgttttgtttgcttgctttttgagaatgactcgaaaaaaatctgattaaactTTAACATGTAatgtcactcactgtctaggaccccgattgtttttttttttttaattgactttAACGCAGGGAATCTGGCCGACCTGTacgcgctcactcaatggatccagagacaaactgacaggattacctccagttaagtggcctgacatctacacctaccagacagagaaaccaagtgTTTATAGTAAAGATTGAACTGAGACATCTATAGATGCCTGCGTgtgctaacagtggcaaacgttagcaatgcatttacttgaacacaaacatgacacatgagccttctcacggttccctctccctttatactaatgcacttgtgacaactaaaatTAGATGGCAAACAGTttcttttatgtttagtttctggcggatagttaactgctagttgtataactaacaaagctAGCGAGCATACCCGATgcgttcaaaagttaacgctacgtgaaaaataacattgttccccagtttctgatttgggcacacgtgagatatttttagacacataccaaaatcataatccacaccaacaaaagacagtagtttTTAATCTTAGGTTactgttatgaagtgaaacgcgagcaCGTTTaatgatcgtttctgttcagtccgcttgttttattgtgtttaactacagctgccgtcagtgtttttgtttgacaatGGCAGgggaatgtgttaaaatatcaaattggacactgtattctgtcgattgtggcactacacaaaaatatgatattttaaactccttatgtagccgaatctgagccggtttgtattggccgcctccagttttccgtttgttttgcctccagctaacgTTAGTGCCGTGACGTCGGCGAGAAAGGGGTCTATTCTCTCAATAAGTAAAGCTGTTATCGTAAGACTTCTtgcgttttacaaataaaaaatacctTACAAGTAGTTGAATAAGCTTTAATGAGTAGCTAGCTCTCGAAGAACGTCACAATGAACGTCTGCGTCATAAGCGTTTTATCTGATTTTATCTCGAGCCGCTGGCGTTGTGCTGCTCACTCTTTGCTAAACTTACTCGCGCTCGCTGACGGTCGACGAATTTCTGTTGAGAAACAGTGAAGATGGGGCAGAAATTTGGCAAAAGAGTGGAAACTGACGGCGTTGTCGATCGGAGCGGTGTGTACGAACAATGTACACCATCGACCGATTCTGAGAGAGTCCAGGAGGACATTTTTTGGAAGTGGAGCGCTGCGCCAGCGACCGCAAGTAGAAATAACTCGCTTGTGAATCGTGAAAGCGACGAAGAAGTGGATTTATTTTGGCCTTCGGGAGCAAGTCAGGTCCAAGATGAGAGTTGTGAAGGAGATTTAAAGGAAGTCGACTTATTTTGGACTTGGAGAGCGGCTCGGGATGACGAGAGACCTCAGGTTACTGATGTAACGTTGGTCGCTGTGCCAACCGAAGGTAAATAATATCATTACTTTATGTTTACCTTCGTTCAAATGTTTGGGGTCAGCTCACTTCTTAATGTTTTTACGTGAGATGCGTTATATGAATTCCTGTCTACGTTTGGATACTGAAAGCATTATTTGCTCCATGTCACCCAATGTGCAAAACCCAATGTTTTGTCATGGAGGAGAAACTAATATGTAATGATATATAATGTAATGCTTTTAATTCACTggataaaatgatttttgaagtCTGTATGTTGTCATTTACTGGGTTAAGGTTTTACAAGGTTAAGGTTTTACCGTagagaattatttttatttatgatgtTTGCCAGGTAGTCCGACTGTAACTTATTGTTTAAAAGGAGGATCCTTTTGTTGAGAATCAGAGTGAAGTCTGTACTGTAAAACTCTCCTGTCACTTTTTAATATCCTGCTATCAATAGGATTGATTATTAATGTAAGTGTTCTTCATTCCATAAATATTCTCGGATGTAATTGATTTTGTGTTTGATCTCGTTCCTCTCTACAGATGAGATTTCAGGACAGGGTGTCACTGCAGAGGTCCAGGAAAATCCGGAAACTCTCACCGGTGACCTGGAGATCCTCACCACTCAGGATCCACTCGCATGTGTACAGAATCCAGTCCTTTCTGACTCCCACATGCACTTTGGTTTGGACTCGAACAGTGGTGCTGTTCAAAATCCAGTCGCAAGTGAGTCGGAAAGGGCCGAAGAAATCCAGCAAACTTCAGTCAGTCAGTCTGAAGAGGAGATGGAGAATGATGAGAATTCCAGTGAGATCATTCAGGGTGAGTTTACTTCCATAATCCcaacatgcacatacacactttCGCTCGTATGTAATTAGAACAAATATTGTTGAAATAGTTTTCATGTTGACTACATTTCTGCATCTCTTTTAATAGAGATCAACTCCTGCTTGTATAAGATCGGGGAAATGCTGGAGGAAGACAGTTTTGTAGCCGTCTATGAAGGGACCCGTGTGCAGGATGACTTGaaggtttgtttttttacttacagTAAATACCCAGCAAATAGTTTTTCGTCTGGTTTGTGCTACTCTGTTTAATATCTCGCTCTGTCCTTTACAAACCTTCTCAATGTATTTTATGTCCACTATTaaatggcctaatggttagagagtcggactcgttaccagaaggttgccggtaagggccggcgggtaatgactgaggtgcccttgagcaaggcaccttacccctacttgctccccaggcgctgcagtgatagctgcccactgctccaggtgtacgtgtgttcaccacttgctgtgcgtgtgttcactactcactggatgggttaaatgcagaggtcacatttcggatatgggtcaccatacctgacaaatatgTCGCTTTCTCTTCACTTTCATTATTTAGTGCTCGGTCTATTTCTTGCATGTCTGCTCGTGATGAATGCTTTGAATGAAATTATTTCTGCACGACTTGACTGTaaatcatttctttgttttgttgatcaGGTGGTAGTGAAATATGTCGATACCACTAAGCGGGTGGATTATATCGTCATCGTAAGTAGTACCTGTTCTTCTTTAACTGAAAAAATCTTCATCACTTTTTACATACAGATATTGACTTTAGTTTTTCCAAAATTGAAATTTGTCTTTCTTCTAGCCGGGTTATCCTGGACCCCTTCCACGTCAGGTGGCACTCCACATGCTTGCCTGTCAGGGAGACGACGTTCCTGAGATTGAACGGCTCGTGGACTGGCAGGAGTATCCGGACCAGTTCGTCATGGTCCTGGAGCGCTCTTCTCCCTGCGAGGGTTTGGAGGAATTTGTTGCGAGTAAAGGGGGAAAACTCGATGAGGTGTCAGCCAAGGACATCATGTGGCAGGCAACCATGGCTGCCCACATGTGCTGTAAACGGGGGGTTTTCCACAGGGATATCAAGCTGGAGAACTTCGTCATAACAGCAGACACCCTAGACCTCAAACTGGTCGACTTTGGGTGCGGCGAACTACTTCAAAAGTCGGCCTACAAGACGTTTACAGGTATGTCAGACACATTACCATTTGTATAAATAAGATGACAGCATTCAGATTCAGTGCTAGGCTCATAAAATGCTGTGGCAATGTAAACGGTGACATGAATCTGTTTTCTTCAGGCACGAGAGACTACGCCTGCCCTGAATTTTTCCAAACGGGCGAATACTATGGAAAGCCGTCGACGGTGTACTCGCTCGGGGTGCTGTTATTCGCCATGTTGTGTGGGAAATTCCCCAACTGCAATGACCGGAGCTGGATCAATGAAAGGAGATGGTGCAAAGACGGCTTGACTGAAGGTGAGATCTTCATCAGACCAACTGTAGTTCTGAATGATAGAAAACAGAACGAGTGCTTTGATAaaataattgaattgaataagaATGAGAGCAGGTGTGAAGTTTAAAGTGACATTCAGATAAACTCACAGTTTACGGTAATAATCGCCTCTTCCATCTTTCTGAACAGAATGCTGCCGTTTGGTTGAAGACTGTCTGCAGGAGGATCCAGATAAACGTATTCGTCTGGAAAAGATCTTTGAACACAAGTGGTTTCAGGTACGGAGCACCTGGCAAACAAAGGGTTTTGATTTTAGTTGTTGGTTTATTCTGAAATCTGAAAGTTGGCAAGTCATTATATGTCAATATCatatatttacacaaaacaccACTTTTATTATTGTTCATTTCAGGACAAAGATCCTGCAGACTGCCTCCAGACTCCCGTCCGCTCTCAAAGCGATGACGTCATTCAGTATCGAGATGATGCTGGGTCTGACATCGATGATGATGTGGGCATTTTAATCTTTCACACTTCAAACAGTCGGTGTGAAGAGGAGATGGAGGGTGTGGAGAATCAGGGTGCCATCATTGAGGGTGAGTTTACTTTCACAATCCCAACATAACACAACCCAAaactatttaacatttttataaggGAAGTATTGCTAATGTTTGGTGATTCATGTCTGCTGCATTTATCTTCTAACAGAAATCAATTGCTGCCAGTATAAGATCGGCAGACAGCTGGGCCAAGGCGGTTTTGGAACCGTCTATGAGGGAACCCGTGTGCGGGATGGCTTGAAGGTttgattatttactttttttttctgtcttgtcTTCATCTTTTTTTGATATCTCGCCCTATTCTTTTCATACCTTAATGTATCCTATGTCCTCTTTAatgttgtaaatgtattatagtaAAGTTGTGTTCAGGATGAATGCTTACTCAAatccattttttgttttgttgatcaGGTGGCGGTGAAAGTTGTCAGGAAGGCCGATGAAATAATCAAGGATTATATCAACATCGTAAGTAGCATTGTGTTATTATTCAACCGAAAACATTGTCATAGTTTTTTTAGTACACAAACCTAAGTTTGGTCAAGACTGAGCTAAATCCTTGTTTGATAAAAATTGTTTGTCTTCTAGCCGGGTTATCCTGAACCCATCCCTCGAGAGGTCTATCTTCAGATGCTTGCCTGTAAGGGAGAATATGCTCCTGCGATCGTCCAGTTTCTGGACTGGCAGGACCGTCTGGATCACTACGTCATGGTCCTGGAGCGCCCTTCTCCCTGTGAGGACTTGAGCGCTTTCATGATCCGCAACGGAGGCAGACTCTCCGAGAAAACAGCGCAGGCTATCATGTGGCAAGCGACTGAAGCCGCTGAAATCTGCTGCATGCGGGGGGTTTTCCACAGGGACATAAAATTGGATAACTTCCTGATTAACCCGTGCACGCTGGAGGTCAAACTGATCGACTTCGGGTGCGGCGATCTACTTAAAACCTCAGCTTACACAGATTTTATGGGTATGTTTTATCACTTTCCTTCATGAACAGGCGTTTACAAGTACTAGAtgattttgcagatattgtgaGACATCACATTTATTGCACGCTAATCTGTTCTCCTCAGGCACAGAAATCTACTTCTGCCCTGAATTCTTCCATACGGGCGAGTACTATGGAAAGCCGGCGACGGTGTACTCGCTCGGGGTGCTGTTTTTCGCCATGTTGTGCGGAAATTTCCCCAGCGTCCATGACCTGGACCAGATAAATGAGAGGAGGTGGTGCAAAGACGGCTTGACTATAGGTGAGATCTTCATCAGACCAACTGTAGTTCTGAATGATAGAAAACAGAACGAGTGCTTTGATAAAAGAATTGAATAAGATGATGAATGATTGCAGGTGTGAAGTTTAAAGTGACATTCAGATGAACTCACGGTTTAAGATAATAATCGTCTCTTCTGTCTTTCTGAACAGAATGCTGCCGTTTGGTTGAAGACTGTCTGCAGTGGTATCCAGATGAGCGTATCGATCTGGAAAGGATCCGATACCACGGGTGGTTTCAGGTACTGAGCTGTTTATGCACCTGACACCCAACAAAAAAGGGGTTTGATTAAGTTGTTGGTTTATCGCGAAATCTGGAAGTTGGCAAGTCGGTATATGTCAATAtcatatatttactgtacacaATACACCActtatattattgtttgtttcagAACAAATATCCTGAAGATGACCTCCAGATTCCTGTCCGATCTGGGACCGATGATGTCATTCGGTATCCAGATGATGCTGGGTCTGACATTTTAATCCTTCACACTTCAAACGGTCAGTCTGAAGAGAAGCTGGTGGACGATGAGAATCAGCACAACATGGTGAAAATTCAGGGTGAGTTTACTTTCATAAtgccaacacaacacaatttatCAAACAGAAATAgtctatttgtttttttaacaacaacagtattttttacaattattGTTAAACAGTTTTGGGTAAATAAATATTGCTAATGTTTGGTGATTCATGTCTGCTGCATTTATCTTTTAACAGTAATCAATTGCTGCCAGTATGAGATCGGCAGAGAGCTGGGCCAAGGCGGTTTTGGAACCGTCTATGAGGGAACCCGTGTGCGGGATGGCTTGAAGGTTTGATTATTTTTCTGTCTTGTCCTCATTTTTAAATCTCTCACTATTGATCTTGTCAAACCGTAATGTATCCAATGTCCACGACGTTAGTGCTTTGATCTATTGAAACCTGACCAAACATGCTCTTTAatgttgtaaatgtattatagtaAAGTTGTGTTCAGGATGAATGCTTACTCAAatccattttttgttttgttgatcaGGTGGCAGTGAAAGTTGTCAGGAAGGCCGATGAAATAATCAAGGATTATATCAACATCGTAAGTAGCATTGTGTTATTATTCAACTGAAAACATTGTCATAGTTTTTTTAGTACACAAACCTAAGTTTGGTCAAGACTGAGCTAAATCCTTGTTTGATAAAAATTGTTTGTCTTCTAGCCGGGTTATCCTGAACCCATCCCTCGAGAGGTCTATCTTCAGATGCTTGCCTGTAAGGGAGAATATGCTCCTGCGATCGTCCAGTTTCTGGACTGGCAGGACCGTCTGGATCACTACGTCATGGTCCTGGAGCGCCCTTCTCCCTGTGAGGACTTGAGCGCTTTCATGATCCGCAACGGAGGCAGACTCTCCGAGAAAACAGCGCAGGCTATCATGTGGCAAGCGACTGAAGCCGCTGAAATCTGCTGCATGCGGGGGGTTTTCCACAGGGACATAAAATTGGATAACTTCCTGATTAACCCGTGCACGCTGGATGTCAAACTGATCGACTTCGGGTGCGGCGATCTACTTAAAACCTCGGCTTACACAGAGTATATGGGTATGTTTTATCACTTTCCTTCATGAACAGGTGTTTACATAAGTACTAGATGATATTCGCAGATAGTGCCTCTGCTCACTTTTGAGACGTCACATTTTTTGCACGCTTTTCTTTAGGCACAAGGCTCTACACTTGCCCTGAATTCATCAAAATGGGCAAGTACCATGGCAAGCCAGCGACGGTGTACTCACTGGGCGTACTGTTGTTCGCTTTGGTGTGCGGGAAATTTCCCGACCGTCATGACCGGCACCAGATCAATAAGAAGATCTGGCACGAAGACGGTTTTTCTGAAGGTAAGATCTTCATCAGACCAACTGTAATTCTGAACAATACAACACAGAAAACTAGTATTAATATAAAACCAGTTACAAAAGATTTTTTGAAACACAATCAGTCAGAACAGGTATGAAGTGACATTCAAATTTTTTTTGCACAGAATGTTGCGATTTGATTCAAGCCTGTATGCAGAAGAATCCAGAAAAGCGGATCCAGCTGGAAGAGATCCTTAACCACAAGTGGTTTTAGGTACCGTGCTAGATTTAAGTCTTTttgtttccatctgtttccccacATCCAGGAAAATGACAGGTATGGTCAGTAACATCATATGCACATTTACTACACATATTGAAAATCAGCTTTCAGGGTAATAAGAAATGACCCCGTTATAAATGGCTGTGTTACTAATGTCAGTTTTAACATGTATCTGtcatctttctgtctgtctctgaatctgtctgtcatctctgtctgtcatctctgtctgtctctgaatctgtctgtcatctctgtctgtctctgaatctgtctgtcatctctctgtctctgaatctgtctgtcatctctctgtctgtctctgaatctgtctgtcatctctgtctgtctctgaatctgtctgtcatctctctgtctgtctctgaatctgtctgtcatctctgtctgtctctgaatctgtctgtcatctctctgtctgtctctgaatctgtctgtcatctctgtctgtctctgaatctgtctgtcatctctctgtctgtctctgaatctgtctgtcatctctgtctgtctctgaatctgtctgtcatctctctgtctgtctctgaatctgtctgtcatctctgtctgtctctgaatctgtctgtcatctctctgtctgtctctgaatctgtctgtcatctctgtctgtctctgaatctgtctgtcatctctctgtctgtctctgaatctgtctgtcatctctgtctgtctctgaatctgtctgtcatctctctgtctgtctctgaatctgtctgtcatctctgtctgtctctgaatctgtctgtcatctctctgtctgtctctgaatctgtctgtcatctctgtctgtctctgaatctgtctgtcatctctctgtctgtctctgaatctgtctgtcatctctgtctgtctctgaatctgtctgtcatctctctgtctgtctctgaatctgtctgtcatctctgtctgtctctgaatctgtctgtcatctctctgtctgtctctgaatctgtctgtcatctctgtctgtctctgaatctgtctgtcatctctctgtctgtctctgaatctgtctgtcatctctgtctgtctctgaatctgtctgtcatctctctgtctgtctctgaatctgtctgtcatctctgtctgtctctgaatctgtctgtcatctctctgtctgtctctgaatctgtttgtcatctgtgtctgtctctgaatctctctgtcatctctctgtctgtctctgaatctctctgtcatctctctgtctgtctctgaatctatctgtcatctctctgtctgtctctgaatctgtttgtcatctctctgtctgtctctgactGTATCTGTTAGTCGTAAATGACGGAAATGAAATCAGAGATATGCGTTTTATTCGTCTTGAGTCAAGGATTCCAAGGATACCAAACACTTGAGTGTGGGACAAACGGTTTAGGACTTAAGAGCGCAAATGCGTTTATCATCAATGTAGCGCCCCCCTATGGGCCAATTGGAATTATACTTTGATAACCTCTCCCCAAATTGAGGGCTACCATCTGACCAAGTCTCTACGACTTACAGTTTGGGCTGCACGATCAGTTTTACGgcagaaaaataataatgatacaaATCTTAACAAATACAAAAGCGCTTTGCGCTCGAACCCTAAAAATGACCAACAAAGTTCAAACAGCTATAGCTCTTGTGTACTTAACCGAACGTCGAGCACACTGCAGTTGTCACGGAATGGTGTGTACAAAGCGCACGACGAAGACGACAAATTCCAAAGGTAGAGCTTTAATAGTAAATCCAGATAGAAGGATAATCCAACAAAAGTAACCACAACCAAGCCAAACATAACATAAACTTCAAACCTTACAATGAACACAGGGCTGAAATACAATGGAGAACATAATTAGGGAGAACAGAAACAGGTTGCGAACTAATCAGTGACCAGGGAAACTATGAGGGAACACAGCCAAAATAGGAACACAGAATACAAAACTAAACCGACTAAAACTGTCACAACTGTCCATCTCACTCATTAACAAAACTCATTTGCCCGGTttcttaaaggtgtcatgaactggccctttctattgttttatactgttgtctgaagTCTTCTTGTGacgttcgcatggtttttacattcaaaaacatcaaaatctaTAAGTAAAAGACTATTTTCTACCAGGGTTTTGTGGCCGGCTCAACAAACGCTCGGtgttaatgggcgtgccgcattgaagacttggaagtaaacgtccactgctatgattggatagcagtttgcgtagttaatttagttggagccttctgtgaatttggttagacacgtaacgttaggttacacattatcaggacatatcaagcaatctctaacaaagcaatagtgatgcatcGTACAGAtatttttactcacataagattgctgcgccattcctgtcggatccaatattgactttAATCtggtctctccgcaaatccagcgtcgacctgtgccttgttcacaaagtaATCCGCGGTGGAATGAAGccaatctttaacggcatgtttattgcttgctcgctctatctggttccgcgccacttgaATTACTTCAGTACTGGCATGCGCAAATAgcacctaacgttacgtgtctaaccaaattcacagaaggctccaactaaattaactacgcaaactgctatcctatcatagcagtgggcgtttacctccaagtcttcaatgcggcccgCCCATTAACACTGAGCGTTTGTTGAGCCGGCCACAAAACCCTGGTAGAAAATAGTCTTTTACTTAtagattttgatgtttttgaatgtaaaaaccatgcgaacgtCACAAGAAGActtcagacaacagtataaaacaatagaaagggccagttcatgacacctttaagaaACCGGGCAAATGAGTTTTGTTAATGAGTGAGATGGACAGTTGTGACAGTTTTAGTCGGTTTAGTTTTGTATTCTGTGTTCCTATTTTGGCTGTGTTCCCTCATAGTTTCCCTGGTCACTGATTAGTTCGcacctgtttctgttctccCTAATTATGTTCTCCATTGTATTTCAGCCCTGTGTTCATTGTA
Proteins encoded:
- the LOC130545303 gene encoding uncharacterized protein LOC130545303, producing the protein MGQKFGKRVETDGVVDRSGVYEQCTPSTDSERVQEDIFWKWSAAPATASRNNSLVNRESDEEVDLFWPSGASQVQDESCEGDLKEVDLFWTWRAARDDERPQVTDVTLVAVPTEDEISGQGVTAEVQENPETLTGDLEILTTQDPLACVQNPVLSDSHMHFGLDSNSGAVQNPVASESERAEEIQQTSVSQSEEEMENDENSSEIIQEINSCLYKIGEMLEEDSFVAVYEGTLLGLFLACLLVMNALNEIISARLDCKSFLCFVDQVVVKYVDTTKRVDYIVIPGYPGPLPRQVALHMLACQGDDVPEIERLVDWQEYPDQFVMVLERSSPCEGLEEFVASKGGKLDEVSAKDIMWQATMAAHMCCKRGVFHRDIKLENFVITADTLDLKLVDFGCGELLQKSAYKTFTGTRDYACPEFFQTGEYYGKPSTVYSLGVLLFAMLCGKFPNCNDRSWINERRWCKDGLTEECCRLVEDCLQEDPDKRIRLEKIFEHKWFQDKDPADCLQTPVRSQSDDVIQYRDDAGSDIDDDVGILIFHTSNSRCEEEMEGVENQGAIIEEINCCQYKIGRQLGQGGFGTVYEGTRVRDGLKVAVKVVRKADEIIKDYINIPGYPEPIPREVYLQMLACKGEYAPAIVQFLDWQDRLDHYVMVLERPSPCEDLSAFMIRNGGRLSEKTAQAIMWQATEAAEICCMRGVFHRDIKLDNFLINPCTLEVKLIDFGCGDLLKTSAYTDFMGTEIYFCPEFFHTGEYYGKPATVYSLGVLFFAMLCGNFPSVHDLDQINERRWCKDGLTIECCRLVEDCLQWYPDERIDLERIRYHGWFQNKYPEDDLQIPVRSGTDDVIRYPDDAGSDILILHTSNGQSEEKLVDDENQHNMVKIQVINCCQYEIGRELGQGGFGTVYEGTRVRDGLKVAVKVVRKADEIIKDYINIPGYPEPIPREVYLQMLACKGEYAPAIVQFLDWQDRLDHYVMVLERPSPCEDLSAFMIRNGGRLSEKTAQAIMWQATEAAEICCMRGVFHRDIKLDNFLINPCTLDVKLIDFGCGDLLKTSAYTEYMGTRLYTCPEFIKMGKYHGKPATVYSLGVLLFALVCGKFPDRHDRHQINKKIWHEDGFSEECCDLIQACMQKNPEKRIQLEEILNHKWF